A part of Entelurus aequoreus isolate RoL-2023_Sb linkage group LG03, RoL_Eaeq_v1.1, whole genome shotgun sequence genomic DNA contains:
- the slc18b1 gene encoding MFS-type transporter SLC18B1, whose amino-acid sequence MEPAADPQLPGTVGDPATGGGRRMTRQQTLTLISMASVNFSSMICYSILGPFFPIEAEKKGASQTVVGIIFGCYAVSNLIGSLVLGRYIVQIGAKMMLILGLFLSSGCTILFGLLDRVPAGPTFIALCIVVRSVDAVGFAAAMTSSFALSAKVFPNNVATVLGSLEVFTGLGLILGPPVGGWFYQSFGYEVPFMVLGCFLLVMVPLNIYILPSIDAVSSKASFFRLLKNVKIVLLCYVIFTLSSGLGFLDATLSLYAVDQFQLSAGYVGLIMLGLSFPYSLGSPLFGFFTDKYPASRSWFMVVGGVATALGFLLLGPVPFLNIPKHLWLLVLMLGIIGLSLAMTAIPIFPEVITCAYENGFEEGLSTLGMVSGMFGAVWSAGMFYGPTMGGVITQRLSFEWAAAIQGGLAFFGAVLLGLYYVSQSAQQHRFPGESGQNESRPLLNGPV is encoded by the exons atggagccgGCCGCAGATCCACAACTTCCAG GGACGGTCGGCGACCCTGCGACGGGTGGTGGGAGGAGGATGACAAGACAGCAGACCCTCACCCTGATATCCATGGCATCGGTCAACTTCAGCTCCATGATCTGCTACTCCATACTCGGCCCTTTCTTCCCCATCGAG GCAGAGAAGAAAGGAGCGTCACAGACGGTAGTGGGCATCATATTCGGCTGCTACGCCGTGTCCAATCTGATTGGCTCCTTGGTCCTGGGTCGATAT ATCGTTCAAATTGGCGCCAAGATGATGCTCATCCTGGGACTCTTCCTGTCGTCGGGCTGCACCATCCTCTTCGG GCTCCTGGACAGAGTTCCCGCCGGGCCCACTTTCATCGCCCTGTGCATCGTGGTGAGGTCGGTGGACGCCGTGGGCTTTGCCGCCGCCATGACCTCTTCTTTTGCGCTCTCAGCTAAAGTCTTCCCCAACAATGTGGCGACTGTTCTG GGAAGTCTGGAGGTCTTCACAGGACTGGGCCTCATCCTGGGGCCGCCGGTGGGAGGGTGGTTCTACCAGTCCTTCGGCTACGAGGTTCCCTTCATGGTTCTGGGGTGTTTCCTGTTGGTCATGGTGCCGCTCAACATCTACATCCTGCCCTCCATTG ACGCCGTTTCCTCAAAGGCCTCCTTCTTCCGGCTTCTCAAAAACGTCAAAATTGTTCTGCTCTGCTACGTCATCTTCACGCTGAGCTCGGGTCTGGGCTTCTTGGACGCCACCTTGTCGCTGTACGCTGTAGACCAG TTCCAGCTGTCCGCGGGCTACGTGGGTCTCATCATGCTGGGTCTGTCCTTCCCGTACTCTCTGGGCTCGCCGCTCTTCGGCTTCTTCACGGATAAATACCCC GCGTCCAGGAGCTGGTTCATGGTGGTGGGAGGCGTGGCCACGGCCCTCGGGTTCCTGTTGCTGGGGCCCGTCCCTTTCCTCAACATCCCAAA GCATCTGTGGCTGCTGGTCCTCATGCTGGGGATAATCGGGCTTTCCCTGGCTATGACCGCCATCCCCATCTTCCCGGAGGTCATCACGTGCGCCTA CGAAAATGGCTTCGAGGAGGGACTGAGCACCCTGGGAATGGTATCTGGAATGTTCGGTGCAGTTTGGTCCGCAGG GATGTTCTACGGGCCCACCATGGGCGGAGTCATCACACAGCGTCTGAGCTTCGAGTGGGCCGCCGCCATCCAAGGAGGTCTGGCCTTCTTTGGT GCTGTCCTGCTGGGGCTTTACTACGTCTCACAATCAGCACAGCAGCACAG GTTTCCGGGCGAGAGTGGACAGAATGAGTCCCGCCCTCTCCTGAATGGTCCTGTGTAA